The Ziziphus jujuba cultivar Dongzao chromosome 3, ASM3175591v1 region AACTCTCTATCCATTTACACCAATGCTTCATTTGATTGTGATAACAAGAGGTTTACTTCTTATCCAAAGATAAACTCTTGGAAGAAGGAAATCAAGGATTGCTGCAAATGGGATGGTGTCACTTGTGAAAGTGTTACAGGTAATGTGATTGGTCTAGACCTAAGTTGCAGCCAACTTCAAGGCTTTATCCAACCCAATAGTAGCCTCTTTCATCTCCTACATCTCCAAAACCTCAATCTTGCTTTCAATGACTTTGGTCAGTCCCAGATTTTACCCGAGTTTGGTTTTTTGGTGAGGTTAACACATCTTAACTTGtcttattcaaatttttctGGTGAAGTCCCATCGGAAATCTCTCCTCTCTCGCGGCTGGTTTCACTTGATCTCAGCAATAATGCACCCTTATTAAGACTTGATAAACCTGCATGGAATAAGCTCATGCAAAATCTAACCAACTTAAGTGAACTTCTTCtagattttgtatatatatcttCTAATATTTCACCAACATCTTTGATGAACTTGTCTTCTTTGACCTCTATTAGTCTTTCTCATTATAGCAGTTTGAGTGGTGAATTTCAAGGAAGTTTCTTTAGTCTACCAAATCTGCAAAAAGTTAGACTACTGGGAAACTTGAAACTTGAAGGCCATTTTCCAAAGTCTAATTGGAGCTATTCTATTAGCTATTTGGATGTTTCTGAGACTAACTTTTCAGGAgaatttgtcaggacccgtccagaattccttccccggaaccctagacaagccctgatcccagggaaaccctaccagaccctccaatggaaaattcggtagagcctcccctaagggatttacttaccacaaattacctgcactgaaaatacacttctatactcatctccttattcctcccgcaaactacaaattgattccacaaatttcagcacttcaaaataaatacagtaatccaatgcaaaataaatacaacaagagtgaagaaatattacaactgcaataaaagaagaacagggtacttcacgaactaaaacagcgaggaagatcgagtccgctccgaatgaacaacgacaacctggtacctagaggaacggaatttaagagtgtgagatgctaatcatctcagtgagtgtccctatctactatacaatataatatcacggtaataaatatataaataataattaattggaaataataatttctctcaaaacctttacaattctctcagttggaaaagttccccttttaaaaccttttcacaaaaccctttgttcgtaatccccgaaaaccaagacatcaaataaataccagaacagtaataattatatttttaattcccatacagttttaaaacattttatttttaaaacacagttctgaaaatcatttgatgcacccactatataccagtggcgccaacagtacccagcgtcccaaggtaccgccagacaggaggttatagaaagaaactggcatacggttgcgtggcgtcccactgcgccgctgctaacctggtgtcccggccatggggggtggcctaccctcatccgatggcaaccacaggacaacctcataatatcaaccgcgcgctacttacacccacctgcgcgctactcacacccacctgcacgctaatcacaaccatgtgcacactaaccatatcacatataaacagaacaccagtacgtgcacggtgcatctaaaaatcataaaatccaaaaatttaaattataaaacaattttcacatttttcataagcatagcgggcataatccatccgcttgaaccgggaaattctccacaatttctttataatcaataccataaattccatgattttcaaatccaccaactcccaaatccatcaattcaaatattcacattttcccaatagcataaataatttctcgaaatataataattaaatctcataatattccatgggcatattttatagaaattgaaatcaccaacataaccaaatattttccttgaaatatttgaagatcaaatcatgcccaatttaatattaaaaccacaaaaatttcaaaatcctcaaacccataaaataatttcacatggcataaatttgtaaaatgcacattttcttaaatccaataaattcaccaataaatccacaataaatcaaataaatatttggcacatagaacttaaattccaaatatttaaatcacacataatatatccaccaattaaatttccaaaattaatttgaaggtgggtcactcacctggagcacgcaattaacccatgatccaccacgggatcaattctacgactcaccggtgctcctagaacaaaattcacagacagtcaaataaattaatattttaatcgggtaaataatacccggtacccggggggtcaaacacaaacgttaaccaaaatggtcgaataatataccgaatcgaagctcgtgggacgaggatcaccaatccggtctccatcgaccccaattccgccggaggtggccggaaagtttcggtCGGTTTTCatcccttcgtatcttgcaaatcgacgggagttgagttaattggagctcagaatcggactcaaagggtccaaattagtgggaaaggaccggctgcacgaccggtggctgccggaaaatggccgaacCAGCGGCACACCGGCCGCCGGCTATGgaggccgatcccggcgcgtcggctGGCCATTCGGTCGGAAACTTGGCTGCCGGTGTCGCCCAGATATGGGCTTCCTCGTCGGCCGGCGCGTGCGTGGtcccggtggccggaaaaagtgcagcaaggagagagagagagacggccaaGAATAAGATTAGTTGATGGAACGGGAggggagagaaaaaaaactatGCGTGTGTGTTTTgatgctcggggaagaagaaggaaaaaaaagaaaagaaaaggaaaagaaagaaagaaaaaaaacaggtgttttcccacgtggggaaaagaaaagaaaaagaaaaagaaaagaaaaaggaaaaaggaaaaataaaaataattaaataaaaaataaaaatattattatttaaaataataataaaaataatttgattttaaacatggttgacatgtggcatttcaccatgctgacacatggtcaccttcaataagtcacacgtggcacatcgttatacgttcaaaaaataatattaaaaaataatacagtatttgaaaaactttacaggtccataactttcaaaccacatatccaaatcggacgtgccgctagtctacggactcgtatcgacgagcacttcacaaccatatatgagtcaaaactcaaccttgcatgaataaaaagtcaacttcggcaccccttggacagtttggacctcaacttgttttgcccataactttcaaaccgtagctccgattttgatgtgctactagcctacgaactcgtgccaacgtgtacttcataacggtacctcagtcaacccagaattccaaccgggtcaaaaagtcaacttttgactccttgggtcaacggtcaacctcgatcaacgtgcaaaaatttccgacatggtttgggacggggtgttacagaattACCTTATATAATTGGAAATTTAAAATCTTTGCAGTATTTGAATCTCCAAAGCTGTAACTTCACTGGCTTGATTCCAGCATCGCTGGGGAACCTCATGGAACTAAGGCATTTGGACCTTTCATCAAATAGTTTCAATGGTCAGCTTCCTTCTTCTCTTTCTAAGCTTCACAAATTAACCCACCTAATGCTCGAAGGTAATCAACTTAGTGGACATGTTCCTAACATATTTGGTAACCTTAGATCTTTAACTGTTTTGTCTCTAGGTTGGAACAAGTTCGAAGGCCGATTGCCTCAGTCAATTTTTAATCTAACTTGGCTTAATCTCTTGCATTTTCCATACAATCAACTTGTAGGTGACATTTCTAGTCAAGTAGTTTCTCTTCCAAATTTGATGAAACTTGATTTATCATCTAACTCACTGAATGGAACAGTACCATGTTTTGCCAATATGTCATCTTTAAGAGTTTTGTCTCTTGGAAATAATAAGCTACATGGCCAAATTCCTAGCTCAATCTTTGAAGTACTGACCAGACTTACTGAGCTAGATCTTTCTACAAATAATTTAAGTGGTATTGTGGACTTAAATATGTTTTCAAAGCACAAAAATCTTACCTTGTTAGATCTTTCATTTAACAGCCTAACATTGATTCCAACTATTCCTTGCCCATGCTTACTGCAGTGTATTTGTCTTCTAACAACGTTACTGAATTCCCGCACTTCTTCAGAGCCTTAGGAAATTTACAACATTTGGAGATTTTCAGCTGTCAAATGCAAGGGAATGTTCCCAAATGGCTGTCCAATATGGGGAATTTGCAATATTTGGATCTTTCAGGTAACAAGTTGACATCTTTAAAGCAAATTCCATGGAATAACTTGTTCTATCTTGACCTCCAATCCAACATGCTACAAGGACCAATTGAACTTCCTCCACCTTTTAGTAGCATTGCCTTTTTGAAAATCTCAGGTAATAAACTGACAGGTGAGATCCCACTTTCAGTTTGCAATCTGAGTTACCTTCAAGTCCTTGATATATCCAATAACAGCATGGAAGGCAAAATTCCTCAATGTTTGGGAAACTTGACTAATAAAGCTCTTTCAGTGTTAAACCTGAATATGAATAGATTTCACGGCACCATCCCCTCAACCTTGCAAAAAGAAGTAGGTTGAGAAATCTCAACCTTGGTGGAAATCAATTGGAAGGGCCAATACCACATCAGTTGATCAACTGTAGAAAATTGGAAATCTTAGATCTCAAGAACAACAAAATCAGTGGAAGATTTCCATATTGGCTGGAGTCTTTGCCAAATTTAGAAGTTCTTATATTGAGATCTAATAAATTTCGTGGCCAAGTTGGTGATCCTAAGATCAGCTTTCCCCTCCCTATGCTGAAATTATGGATCTCTCAAACAATGACTTTGAGGGTCCTTTGCCTCAGGGGTACATGAAGAATTTGAAAGCCATGATGGGTGTTGATGGCGGTATGCTCCAATATATGGGGGAGACCTATTATCAAGATTCTGTTACATTGGTAATGAAAGGTTCAGAATTTAAAATTGAGAGAATTCTATCCATATTTACAGTTTTTGATTTCTCATACAATAACTTTGTTGGAGAGGTTCCAAGCTTGATTGGAGAGCTTAAATCACTCAAAGGGCTGAACCTCTCTCACAACAAATTAATAGGTTCACTTCCATCATCCTTAGGGGATTTGATTAATCTTGAATGGTTAGATCTCTCCTCCAACAAAATGGTTGGGGAGATTCCTTGGCAAATGACAGAATTGACAACACTTGCAGTCTTAAACCTCTCACATAATCATCTAGAGGGACCTATACCAACTGGAAGACAATTCAATACATTCCAAAGTGACTCATATGAAGGAAACTTGGGATTGTGTGGATTTCCACTCTCTAAAATATGTGGGCATGATGTGGAACGACCATCATCACCACAAGGAAACTTTCATCAAGAAGACTCAGATGGTTCAGAtggaataattaattggaaatctGTACTTGTGGGATGTGGATGTGGAGTGGGTTTTGGAATATCTTTGGGATGTATTGTGCTTTCAGAAAGGAAAATTCAAAGGCTAATAAAAGTGTTTGGAGGAAAACATGGACAAAACCGCTGTGGGAGAGGAGCAAAGCAAAAAGGTCGCATAAAGAATGGAAAAAGATTATGCTCATAAAGAAGAATGTAAAAGTTTTGTAGGTTTTGCCTTTTGCATACCAAATGTGTGtatctattattaatttgtcaGTATTTTCTCGTGAGGTTTCATGTTCTACCTATATCTTTTCGTGCTTCGCACGTTTATTTCAGTAGTAATcatgtttaaaataaatttacttaCTCATAATGACATATTTATTCAAAATAGATAATACAATTCAAATTACAATGTAAATTACCATGTCAACCATTGACATCCATTCTTCACCTTTAGTTTtacttttatgtatttttataccTACATTCATATAATTCTATTTTAAATAGAACGTATAACTAAAGAGATTAATAAGATCAATCaatatcttcttttattttttcccaaggaaacatgtaattaataatcacatatgttaaatattttttccatagaaaaatgaaataacaaaacctatcaaatatcaaaatattgaaaCATTATCCACCAAAAACTAACGGttataaataccaaaacaatcTTTCTAGTACTTTTAATCTTTAAACACAAAGAGCACAATAGAAATTTAGAGaatgtttaaaaattcatatggCATATTAGAAATAAAAACACTTTATTTCATATGGTATTATGCTTCCTTGTGCTTATAAACACAATAAATGCAGCTTTTGCTTCAAATTCTTTAAATTGGAATGCAAAcgatcaaaataaaacaactttTGCTTTTTACCTCTTCATTAGGATTACCAAAAATAGTCATTTGCTCTGTTAGATAATTAATATTGAGCTTGGCAGACACAAATTTGTTGCCATCAGCATTCCCATCTAAAACATTTTCATCATTTTGAGAAGAATAAATAACATCTTTCCCTACCATATGAACTCTTatcacttttattattttagttttgtttgaACTAACAACTTCATCGTCATCTTCTTTGGAGGACTTTGTACCAACCACTCTAGGACCATCCTCCTTGAGGAACTGGTTTTGAAAGGATTTAGCTATCAAAGTTTGGTTTTTACTTAAGCAAATTTTCAAAGATACTATACCCTCTTTCTCGAATTAAATTCTTCCTATGTTCTTTGTCATCCACCCTTGTACTCTCTACCTTAATGAGTTTTTAGTATTTAATATGTACATATagtttttgataatatatttgtACACATATGAGCTAAAAGAGGCCAAACAAGGCATGAACATGATACATCTATACAAGGCAAAAGAAAGCATAATACTGTATGAAATAAAGTGTTTTTATTTCTATAGTTtcacataaatttttaaatattttacagtAATGCTTCCATATTTTAGTTAACTTTGCATTATTGCtcaccaaatttttaaatttttcactATATTCATTATTGCTcaccaaatttttaattttttcactaTATTGCCCCCTTGTTTTGGCTTTAAGGCATATGAAATTCCTTGATCTAATGGAGCTTAATGCCCATGTACGGATCAAATCAAGCCTAGGGCATATTGCTGTTAAAAACCAGCAAATTTATGAGGCATAagtgataaatattaaatattgggTATAATTTACAAATCTTCTATAAGTTTAGAAGGCATTGCttaaaaaaacttttcttttttttcaatgaattatTTAAGGCAATCTTCTGTGTAGCGATGTTCCATGTATTATCATTAGGGCttcttatttgattattttctcaAGAAAGAGAGAGGTCACTCctgttttacattttttttttctgaaagtataaatatatatatatatatatatatatatatatatatatatatatatatatatatatatatatatatatatatatatatatatatatgtatatataagatgCGACAACTAGATAGCCAACAAATATTCATACTTCaagtatttttacttttttaaaagacAGATTCTTAATCTATTAATCACTAAATAGTTAATATAAGTTTGTATTTGTtagaatttatttgaatttgctagaatttttcaaaatctcggttaaaattacaataaatcactataaacattaaaaaaaagaagaagactatTATAAAAAAGTTCACACACATTTGTTGGAACttgattgattaagaaaattcaCATACATTcactataaataataaatataaaaagtactaataatatagaaaagtactaataaaaaatactaataatatagAAACAAATTAAGCTTCAATAAAACCTcctaaattaaattgtataaagtGTAAAATTATCTCTTTAAAGCATTTCCCAAAccactttaaaataaaaaaagaaaaaaatttatttagatccctttaattttgtttcaattaaaGATATATCCatgtttataaaaaatcatactcaaaatttatttgtcagtttttttagttaacttttacaataaaatattataaatgtaattagtaCAAAATTAAGGGATCAAATAAGATTAAcccaatcaaattttttttaaaaagtctcttcaataataaatattatatttcagaAAGGCAAACTTTTTATATTAACACAAcgacatgctttttttttttttttgtacttttacTTTTGTATATAGACATTCattgttttaccttttttttctaagtttcaTATTATATctttctttaaaattaaaattaattgaatcGGAAGTCCAactaaattttatcttttaggaCTCGtttgttcatttaaaaaaaataataataaaaggacatatttgatatatagaataattattcttcataaaaataaaatgatctatttttaaattttataaaaagaatAGGATTAGTTATTTCTATTGATTTGCTTGGTTATGACGTTGAATTAGATTTAATGcttatccttttaattttttctttccaaaactatcaaatttgtaaaaattaattaaagtgaaatttaatggttatttatgtatttttagtatatgataatcaatatatatttaaatatattttaaatatggtaagtatgtttatcaataaaaaaaaaagaataacaatttTAGCTTTTTGGAAGAAATGGTTGTTGTTTGAAATAAGCAATGTTCTAAAAGGCGTAACGCGTAGCAAGGCGATAAAGCTAAGCTTTAAGTCTTAGGCGtttcacaattatattattattttaattattataagactaataaataaataaaataattcatattttaaatgtcaaaatatatataagtctatattacttttgtatgtgcaataaacattaattagcatataattgatcataatatatttacaaaaattcatgttttccaaatttccaacaacagattagtttcaaaatatatatatatatatatatatatatatatatatatatattacaaacttACAGTACCTAATAATTCTTAATTTAATACATACTTTAGCTATTACCATAATCTACctcttgtttaattttttatcgaaCTCCAATTCAATGTCTACATCTTCATCCAACTCATCTTCCGTGCCATCCGatataaaatcattttcctcGGGCTTCCTAATTTCAACTTGAGCATTTCTATAACCTTTTTTAGGTGGTAACATATCATTCTCTATCTCATCATCATTATAACCTTTGGCAATCCATAATTGTGCATTACTAGCATCGTTTGCTAGTAGAGTTTCTAATTTATTactcttgtttttcttattcattattttcattttttttgtttaagaaaaaaatttaatcttgaaaaagtttccattttttaacaatatatatatatatatatttttaatttcttatgaattgtttttaaaaaataattttagaaaaaaaaactttaaacaaAAAGGCTCATGCCTTTTAGCGCCTAGACGCGCATTAGGTGATCAATATAGTATTGATCGCATTTTTCTAAGCCTCGCTACTATACGAGGTGTTATCTAAAAGCATCACGCATAGGCGGTGTCTTTTTCTGCCTTTTAGAACACTGGAAATgagagaatatatatttttatagaatagattttttttaaattaaaaatataccaaataaatgagttattaatcatattaaatAGCTACTATATTTCTACATCTATATTTCATACGTATCCTTAAAAGGTAATTCATCTCAAATAAGGAAGGAGAAGTGCTAGTTgcacttaaaaaaatatctttagactttttttcaaattaccatAATGtcctcatttatttttttaaaattgtttagaattctgttatttattattattggtgatAATCACCATTTTATGTGGTACATTTTAATTAGagtatttagttttattattttttattctaaaaccaTAAAAGTAAATCCTTTAACGGTAACCATTTAAATTGCTTTT contains the following coding sequences:
- the LOC132803277 gene encoding receptor-like protein 7; this translates as MAEPAAHRPPAMEADPGASAGHSVGNLAAGVAQIWASSSAGACVVPYLNLQSCNFTGLIPASLGNLMELRHLDLSSNSFNGQLPSSLSKLHKLTHLMLEGNQLSGHVPNIFGNLRSLTVLSLGWNKFEGRLPQSIFNLTWLNLLHFPYNQLVGDISSQVVSLPNLMKLDLSSNSLNGTVPCFANMSSLRVLSLGNNKLHGQIPSSIFEPNIDSNYSLPMLTAVYLSSNNVTEFPHFFRALGNLQHLEIFSCQMQGNVPKWLSNMGNLQYLDLSGNKLTSLKQIPWNNLFYLDLQSNMLQGPIELPPPFSSIAFLKISGNKLTGEIPLSVCNLSYLQVLDISNNSMEGKIPQCLGNLTNKALSVLNLNMNRFHGTIPSTLQKEVG
- the LOC125423160 gene encoding receptor-like protein 9DC3, whose translation is MDLSNNDFEGPLPQGYMKNLKAMMGVDGGMLQYMGETYYQDSVTLVMKGSEFKIERILSIFTVFDFSYNNFVGEVPSLIGELKSLKGLNLSHNKLIGSLPSSLGDLINLEWLDLSSNKMVGEIPWQMTELTTLAVLNLSHNHLEGPIPTGRQFNTFQSDSYEGNLGLCGFPLSKICGHDVERPSSPQGNFHQEDSDGSDGIINWKSVLVGCGCGVGFGISLGCIVLSERKIQRLIKVFGGKHGQNRCGRGAKQKGRIKNGKRLCS